Proteins co-encoded in one Malus sylvestris chromosome 7, drMalSylv7.2, whole genome shotgun sequence genomic window:
- the LOC126629759 gene encoding homeobox-leucine zipper protein ATHB-12-like → MLDQIEYSSPSAEDHETFSCMSSPGAATTRRKNDKNKKRFSDEQIRSLESIFESESRLEPRKKMQLAKELGLQPRQVSIWFQNKRARWKSKQLEREYSILRANYNNLASKFEAMKKEKQALVVQVQKLNNLMMQRENRGEDVAMNSGIDGESDNGDATISESDQVKLDFSVEKSEQGELGVLSDDDSSIKAEYFGLEDESNLVNLVEYVDGSLTSAEDWRKLNSDGLFDESTGDYQWWDFWS, encoded by the exons ATGCTCGATCAGATCGAATATTCGAGTCCCTCGGCAGAAGATCATGAGACTTTCAGCTGTATGAGCTCACCGGGAGCTGCTACTACAAGGAGGAAGAATGACAAGAACAAGAAGAGGTTTAGTGATGAGCAGATTAGGTCACTGGAGTCCATCTTTGAGTCTGAGTCGAGGCTTGAGCCGAGGAAGAAGATGCAGTTGGCCAAAGAGCTAGGGTTGCAACCGAGGCAGGTTTCTATTTGGTTTCAGAACAAGAGAGCTAGATGGAAGTCCAAGCAGCTTGAGAGAGAATACAGCATATTGAGAGCCAATTACAACAACTTGGCATCAAAGTTTGAAGCTATGAAGAAAGAAAAGCAGGCCTTGGTTGTTCAG GTTCAGAAGCTGAATAATCTGATGATGCAAAGGGAGAATCGTGGGGAAGATGTAGCTATGAACAGTGGCATTGATGGTGAGTCAGATAATGGAGATGCCACCATTTCTGAATCTGATCAGGTGAAGCTTGATTTTTCAGTGGAAAAATCAGAGCAAGGAGAACTTGGGGTGCTGTCAGATGATGACAGCAGCATAAAAGCAGAGTACTTTGGACTGGAAGATGAATCAAACCTTGTTAACTTAGTGGAGTATGTAGATGGTTCCTTAACATCAGCTGAGGATTGGAGGAAATTGAATTCTGATGGTCTTTTTGATGAATCAACTGGTGATTATCAGTGGTGGGACTTCTGGTCttga